In a single window of the Bacillota bacterium genome:
- a CDS encoding NADH-quinone oxidoreductase subunit A, with product MIYLSLLLRRDHPERRKQMPYESGIRPFGDARVQVHVAYYVIALMFVVFDVETVFLYPWGVAFHAVGPAFALVEGLVFIAMLVIGLVYAWRKKVLTWE from the coding sequence ATGATCTACCTCTCGCTCCTGCTCCGGCGCGACCACCCGGAGCGGCGGAAGCAGATGCCCTACGAGTCCGGTATCCGTCCCTTCGGCGACGCGCGCGTGCAGGTGCACGTCGCCTATTACGTCATCGCCCTGATGTTCGTCGTCTTCGACGTGGAGACGGTCTTTCTCTACCCGTGGGGCGTCGCCTTCCATGCCGTCGGACCGGCCTTCGCGCTGGTGGAGGGGCTGGTCTTCATCGCCATGCTGGTGATCGGCCTCGTCTACGCCTGGCGAAAGAAGGTGCTGACGTGGGAGTGA